TCCTCGTCAACAGTTATACACCGAATGCACAGCGTGATTTAGCGCGTCTGCCGTATCGTCTGGCTTGGGAAGACGAATTGCTCGTCCATTTAACCGCACTGGATGCGATGAAACCCGTCATCTATTGCGGCGATCTGAATGTCGCACACGAAGAAATCGATATTCGCAATGTGAAATCCAATATAGGAAATTCAGGATTTACGGAACAAGAGCGCGGAAAAATGACACGCCTTCTGAATGCGGGATTTCTTGATACATTCCGTTATATGAATCCTGATCAGGAAGGAGCCTATACGTGGTGGTCGTATATGCGTGATGTGAGAGCAAGAAATATCGGGTGGCGTATTGATTACCTCATTATTTCTGAACGTCTCGGGCCGGCTCTGCAAACGGCTTCCATTCATTCAGAAGTGTTGGGCAGCGATCATTGTCCTATTTCTGCAGAATTTTTAATGTAATAAAAAGAGGCTGGGACAAAACTAAAAATAAAGTCCGTTCCCCTGCGCTCCAAAAGGCACGCTTTCCGCGGGGCGCGCTTGAGCCTCCTCGTCGCTGGCGCTCCTGCGGGGTCTCAACATTCGCGCTAAATCCCGCAGGAGTCGGCCTTTTTCCGCTCCGGTCCACTCAAATGCTTTGCAAAGTATTTATTAAAAAATAGACATAAAAAAGCGTAAGGGAAAACTCCTTTACGCTTTTTTCATATTATGTCCCAGTCTCTTTTGTCATGAAGCCTCCATATCTGCTTCTTGTGAAATATACCGTCTCTTCCCCGCGTACATACCGCTTACAAATAGTATGGCTGCGATGACAAGAAACGTGTAAAGCGGCAATGTCCATGAACCTGAATAATCGTGAAGCGAACCGAACAGAACCGGTCCGACTGCCGCCAGCAGGTAGCCGATAGACTGTGCCATGCCGGAGATTGATGCTGCCTGTGCCGGAGTGCTGGTGCGCAATGTAAAGAACATCATTGCCAGTCCGAATGCGGAACCGCCTCCGAGGCCAATGAAAATCATCCACAGCGCTGTCAGACTTTCGCTGCCGAATTGTACACCTCCATAACCAATCAGATAACAGGCAAAAACGCCTATTACAAGTCCGCGTTGATCGTGCACTTTATCCGCAATCACTGGTATGATAAACATCATGGGCAATTGTGCGAGCTGAACGAGTGCAAGCATCCATCCAGCGGCCTCGTCCGTCATTCCGCCAGTCTGCAATACAACCGGAATCCATGATGCAGTCGTATAGAATAGAAAGGACTGCAGTCCCATGAAGACGGTGATGCTCCACGCCAGCGGTGAACGCAAGAGCGGCGCGGCGGGCTTCGTTTTCTTATTCTTTTGTGCCGTTTTGACAATTTCCTTTTTCTTTAGTATCTGAGGAATCCATACAATAATGGCCAGAAATGTGATGACACCCCATATTCCAAGCGCTCCCTGCCAGCCATAGGAAGTCTGATTAGCAATTGGAGCTGCGATGCCTGAAGCCAGAGTTGCGGATATGCTCATTGACACTGAATACAGTCCTGTCATCAATCCGATATGTAAAGGGAAACTGAGTTTGAGAAGACTCGGCAGGAGTACGTTTGCAAAAGCGATTCCTACTCCGATTAAAAATGTGCCGATCAGCAGCAGCGTACTGTTGCCGATGGAACGCATAATGATTCCGAGCAATAAAATGATCATCGAATAGAAAAGTGTGCGGGATAATCCATAACGTTTTGCTAAACGCGGCGTAAAAGGTGATACAATGGCGAATGCCAGTAATGGGATCGTAGTCAGAAATCCTGCCAGCGAATTGGTAATCTGCAGCTGGTCACGGATGTTTCCGATGATAGGTCCTACCGAAGTAAGCGGTGAACGGATCGTGGCGGCTAAAAACAAAATGCCCGCCAGCAATATCCACTGACTTTTCGGGAAATGCAAATGTTTACTAGGTCGTTCTTTTTCCATCTTGAAGCCTCCTGTATTCCTTGAAGATCATTCTGAGAAGTATGCAGCTGAATCAGCAGAAAGGAGATTCCTTTGTGGAGTACTTGCTCATAGTCTTTATAAATGTTATCACACCGATGCTCATTTTATTAGCA
The Sporosarcina sp. P33 genome window above contains:
- a CDS encoding MFS transporter yields the protein MEKERPSKHLHFPKSQWILLAGILFLAATIRSPLTSVGPIIGNIRDQLQITNSLAGFLTTIPLLAFAIVSPFTPRLAKRYGLSRTLFYSMIILLLGIIMRSIGNSTLLLIGTFLIGVGIAFANVLLPSLLKLSFPLHIGLMTGLYSVSMSISATLASGIAAPIANQTSYGWQGALGIWGVITFLAIIVWIPQILKKKEIVKTAQKNKKTKPAAPLLRSPLAWSITVFMGLQSFLFYTTASWIPVVLQTGGMTDEAAGWMLALVQLAQLPMMFIIPVIADKVHDQRGLVIGVFACYLIGYGGVQFGSESLTALWMIFIGLGGGSAFGLAMMFFTLRTSTPAQAASISGMAQSIGYLLAAVGPVLFGSLHDYSGSWTLPLYTFLVIAAILFVSGMYAGKRRYISQEADMEAS
- a CDS encoding exodeoxyribonuclease III, whose protein sequence is MKVVSWNVNGIRACVKKGFVDFFEQAQADIFCIQEIKCQQGQIDLSFEGYESYWNYAVKKGYSGTAVFTKKKPLSVRYGLNDQDFEEEGRVLTLEFDTFFLVNSYTPNAQRDLARLPYRLAWEDELLVHLTALDAMKPVIYCGDLNVAHEEIDIRNVKSNIGNSGFTEQERGKMTRLLNAGFLDTFRYMNPDQEGAYTWWSYMRDVRARNIGWRIDYLIISERLGPALQTASIHSEVLGSDHCPISAEFLM